From Cellulomonas oligotrophica, a single genomic window includes:
- a CDS encoding VanZ family protein encodes MFRQVPVLPVVVPLAVLVAAVVLVPLARRGRLTAPRAAVALALGVYAAGIVANTVFPIFLDKPVPEGDWMRHLALVPLAGYQLGDALTNVAVFVPLGMLVPLLTARPSWRRTVLVATSVSLGIEATQYVTAHALGGGHIADVNDLVFNVLGGVLGYGVLAALVRVPGAAALVDRFRWPDVPRPAATPAPAEVDRALRGLAG; translated from the coding sequence GTGTTCCGTCAGGTCCCCGTCCTGCCCGTCGTCGTCCCCCTGGCCGTGCTGGTCGCCGCCGTGGTCCTCGTGCCGCTGGCCCGGCGCGGGCGGCTCACGGCACCGCGCGCCGCGGTCGCGCTGGCGCTGGGGGTGTACGCGGCGGGGATCGTGGCGAACACCGTCTTCCCGATCTTCCTGGACAAGCCGGTGCCCGAGGGCGACTGGATGCGCCACCTGGCCCTCGTGCCGCTGGCGGGGTACCAGCTGGGCGACGCGCTGACCAACGTCGCGGTGTTCGTGCCGCTGGGGATGCTGGTGCCGCTGCTGACCGCCCGCCCCTCGTGGCGGCGCACGGTGCTGGTCGCGACGTCCGTCAGCCTGGGCATCGAGGCCACCCAGTACGTCACCGCCCACGCGCTGGGCGGCGGGCACATCGCCGACGTGAACGACCTGGTGTTCAACGTCCTCGGCGGCGTGCTCGGGTACGGCGTGCTCGCGGCGCTCGTCCGGGTCCCCGGGGCCGCCGCGCTGGTCGACCGGTTCCGCTGGCCGGACGTGCCCCGACCGGCCGCCACCCCGGCACCGGCCGAGGTCGATCGCGCTCTGCGAGGGCTGGCCGGCTGA
- a CDS encoding DUF1905 domain-containing protein: MAAEQMTFETTIGVQVKGETWSCVEIPGSADFFGTGRTVRVDATVDDVTLENVGAMVTGTGGHMVSLSAKVRKQLGKDVGDPVRVTIASRPRPTDG; encoded by the coding sequence ATGGCTGCTGAGCAGATGACCTTCGAGACGACCATCGGTGTGCAGGTCAAGGGCGAGACCTGGAGCTGTGTCGAGATCCCCGGGTCCGCGGACTTCTTCGGGACCGGCAGGACCGTCCGCGTCGACGCGACCGTGGACGACGTCACCCTGGAGAACGTCGGCGCGATGGTCACCGGCACGGGCGGGCACATGGTGTCGCTGAGCGCCAAGGTCCGCAAGCAGCTCGGCAAGGACGTCGGCGACCCCGTGCGCGTCACGATCGCGAGCCGCCCGCGCCCGACGGACGGTTGA